AATCCTTCCCGACAGATAAACGGGGAACGGTGATGGGAAGACATTACTCGTCTCTGTCCTTGTCCTCGCTGAGAGCAGTTAAACGTATATATAATGATGTTTTTATATactataaaaataaataattatattgttatgagataaCTCTTTGTTcaaatatatttattttaatgTATATATAATGATTTTCTAGCATCTGACAACATATATAAGTGATAATATTTTATATTAATAATAAAAAAATATGTTATAATTATAATTTAATCCGAGACGGAATACATAACAGGTATTTATATCAACGGAATGGTGATCCGCAAGTGTTGTGGGATCAAAACTTTTTTTTTTGTCACGGATAGTCACGTGAGTGACGCCTGGCTGCTCAGTCTCCTTACTGACCGTTACTTATTACAGTACTACTACTTTGCAAAGAAGCTTCCAGAAAGCAGGGTTGTTTAGTGACTGCACCGTACACAAACGCACTGTGCAAAAAAACATTTTAATACTGTACGACGTACTGTACGTGATGGAATACTAAATGCGACAGCTCTCATCAAATGCCGCATTAACAATGTCCGTGACAAGGCTGGAATCACATGCGCCCATGGCCGACATGTCGGTGTAGTTTGGTGCTCAAACCTAATTTTTTCACTCGTTATGGTCACAGGTCTGGTGATGCTGCTCCTACTAAACAATCATTTGTCAAATCAATTGGCTATTGCTTTATCTCACTGTCAGACGTGATTGGTGATGTTGTAACGATAGCGTCGATTTTTTTTTACTCTAACCTCGGTGTAAAACGAGCAGCTGGAAACTGTAATTCAGGCACGCAATGGGATGGGGTTTCAAATGATGGAAACTGGAAGAGCTGAGCAGCAGTGGGCAACGAACGTACCGCggtgtcggcggcggcggcgtcgccGACCGGGCCGGGCGCGTCGGCTTCGCTGGCTGAGGGCGCCTTAGCCTTGGAGTGCTTGGAGCTGGTGGGTGCCTCGGCGACGACGGGGGCGGGGGCTGGGGCCTTGGActtcttcttcttgttcttgGAGGACGAGGagggcttcttcttcttcttggacggcgcgggcgcggggacctcggcgGGCTTGGTGGGCGGGGAGGCGGGGGCGGGGGCAGGGGGCGAGGCGGCTGGCGGCAGCTCGGCCACCGGcggggaggcggcgggggcgggcGGGGTGGCCTTGGCCTTGGGCGCCGGTGCGGGAGGGGACGCCTTGGGCGGCGACGCGGCGGGAGCCAGGGTGGCTGGCGGGGTCGCGGCGGGCGCGGGGGTGGCAGGGGTggtgggcggcgcggcggccggggCCAGGGTGGCGGGGGTGGTGGGCGGCGCCGCGGCTGGCGCGGGCGTCTTCTTGGACGGGGTCGCCGGTGGGTTGGTGGTGGCGGCCGGTGCGGTGGCCGGGGCCGGGGTGGATTTCTGCGCCACGGCCGAGTGCACGGCTACGAGGCACAGCAGCGCCAGGCAGAGAGCGCCGGCGCGCGCCATTGCTGCAATGGTGGTGTGTGACGTGCGGTCTGCTGCTCTGCGCTGCCTCGGGCGTCTCTGCTGCAGCGGTTGGAGTCGCAGGGAGAGAGTGGGAGGGATAAATAGCAGCGGCGGCAGCCGGCAGGGAAGGGAAGGAAAGCGAAGCGGAGGCCAGCCAGGAGATGGAGCGGCGGGATTTTCACAACTGGCGGTGGGCCCGCGGGGCCATGTGCAGGGTGGGGACGCCCGCGCCGGTTGGTGGCACGCGTTCACGTGGGTCGATGGACCGATGAGTTGTGTTCGTGCTGTGCAGTGCAGGACGGGGTGACCAGACCACTGTGGTTTGTTGTGGGGTAGGAAGGAGCCGTTTGTTTTGGGCAGTCGGTGCAGTGGACACGCACGCGTCGGGACGCAGCGGTTCACAGACGAGAGGAGAGGGTGTACGTGTACAGGGGCCCGTTGGCATAAATTAATAAAGATATAAAATGTCAATTAAATAAAAGAGACAGTGATGTGGGTGTCAAATTTACGAAGTTAATCTTTTAAGTGTTGATTATACAAAGTCATTTGTTTAGAGTGTCAAAAATACAAATTTCTCCAACAGAAGGGTCGGCTCGATTTTAATCTTCTTTCCGCACTATCATCCGACATTTGTTTCTGCtcagctctaaagcatggtatatGGTTATTGATATGGAGTTCATGTAATTTATATCATTATAAAATTTAATAATATATAACTCTTTTAATCTACACATTTGTTTTTTTGCGAATATGGGCTTTATTTTAATGCCTCTATATACACACTACTCACGGTAAATTTATTCCTCGTGGGCAGTTTGCACCGACACAAATCGATGGCGGTTGGTGAGTCCTATCAAATTATCGGATAATCAGTCGGCTCTGCCAATGATGGAGTAGCATATAATTGGTGGCTTTGCTTTCCTTAATCATCAGCCTGAAACTTTCTTAGAAGAGCGGGTGTGTCCAGCTACTCCGCAGACCGCACGATACGTTTTCTGCTCTGCATTCCGTTAGTAACTAATGTTACAAGGCAGTATATGATTTTCGTTTATCCAATATTTAGAACTGAGAGATGAAATTCCTTTATCTAAAATTTAGAATTGAGAGTGAAGAGATAAATTATCTTTGGAATCGGAGGAGGCCAGCGTTATTATAGCCATATAGGAAGATGGACTTGGGTTGAAAATTTCCTCCACAAACAGGCCTCACTATTCCTGATCCCACCCCCAAAGCGATTGAAGCCCATTGGGCCGAAGCTCATGGGCTCTACGAGCTTGGAAAAAAGTCGAAGTCAAGCACAAAAGGGAGATGGATGCGACAACAAACGTGACAGAAAACTTCAACCTCGCATCATCTTTGAGGACAGCTTCACTGCACCCGTCAAATTTTCTGCTCCACTCTACGTACTGCATTTGAGGCTTCGCCACAACCTGGAGAACACATCGGAAAATGTAGCCGTGCTTGACATCAAAAGCTGACCGACCCAAGGTCCAAACAGAGTCACAAAGTACACGACACGACGTTTTTTTAACTTTTATGTATCTTGTTTAACTGTTCattttatttatcatttattttattATGGCTTATATATCATTAGAGACATTTTAATATttatttatctatttattttatgatgtaaaaattaaataaataaatgatCAAATATTGATATCTAAAAGTTGAGAACGTCAACTATTTTGTGACAGAGAGAACAATGTGCAGTCTGACTTTGGTACTGTTTGAACACTAGTTTGTCCTAGGAATTGTAGCCTTGGAGTTGGAAATGGTTGTGTAGTGATTGTACCGTGCCTCTGTTGCTCTGCTGAGGTGACATtagggctggacaaaatactcgtggctcatgagctcgctcgactcgtggccagctcggttcggctcgactcggctcgtttcaattttatcacgagctgagctaacatctcagctcggttcgttaacgagccagctcgacgtgagctcgagccagctcgttagctcgaATGAGCTAGTATTTATCTGTAAAACAAAGCCTATATTTGTATTGGATGAATTAATAAGTGATGAACTATGTTAGTTTAGGGTTTAAATGATGCGATATATAAAATTATGAGTATTGTTAGTCTTTTCTACTGTTAATTTAGTATGAAATTAACTAgcaattgattatattgttgcatatatacatgtatactattttttgttgtggctcacgagctaaacgagccagctcgagctcgcaaacgagccgagccgagctggttctctggctcggttgcttaacgagtcgagtcgagccaGCTCGTTCCCTTAacaagccagctcgagctcggtcgAGCCAAGCCGAactggctcgatatccacccctaggTGACATCCTACCTGAAGAAGCTTTGTTAGAAACAAGCGAGGCAGTAAAACTCGTGCGCATTGTAGTTAAACAGCTTTGGAAATGCGTCTATAGGCTTTGGATCAGGATGCGTCCATACTGATGTACCATTTGTTTGAGcatttaattaattttagttcaaaattaaataaaaataaaGTTTGATACTAAGTTGATTCGATTCTTAAATTTTTGTAGCGTAAAGTTCAGACCGTTACCACTCTATACGCGCATGGTTAAATAGAACAATGGCACAAGCAGCCAGAGTAAAAAAAAAACACAAAAAAGGCTACATTTCTTTAGCCTTTCCTTTTACGTGTGAACGAAAAGATAAGACCTCAAATTGGCGAGCAACTCAGGATGCGTTTGGTTGCAATGATAGAACGAGATAGGTTTAGGACGACCCCTCTGaaggtcgcctagaggggggtgaatagggcgaaactgaaattctcaaaaataatcacaactacaagccgggttagcgttagaaatataaacgagtccgcgagagagggagcaaaacaaatcgcaagcaaatgaagagtgtgacacgcgaatttgttttaccgaggttcggttcttgcaaacctactccccgttgaggaggccacaaaggtcgggtctctttcaacccttccctctctcaaacgatccctcggaccgagtgagcttctcttctcaaatcacttgggaatcaaacttcccgcaagggccaccacacaattggtgtctcttgcctcaattacaagtgagtgtttgatcacaagaaagaatcaagaaagaaggaagcaatccaagcgcaagagctcgaaagaacacaagcaaatcactctctctagtcactatggcgttgtgtggaatttggagaggatttgatctctttggtgtgtctagaattgaatactagagctcttgtagtagttgggaagtagagaacttggatgctatgaatggtggggtggttggggtatttatagcctcaaccaccaaacatgaccgttggctgggctgtctgttcgatggcgcaccggacagtccggtgcacaccggacagtccggtgcccccgccacgtcaccagtgccgttggaaatcgaccgttggagttctgacttctgggcccgccttgatgtccggtggcgcaccggacacgtactgtagagtgtccggtgcgccagcatgggcgtgcctgaccctgcgcgcgctgcgcgcgcattaaatgccgtcgcaggtagccgttggcgtctgaagtagccgttgctccgcagatgcaccggacagtccggtgcacaccggacagtccggtgaattatagcggagcggctggaatgaaaaccccaggctgccgagttcctggggccgcccttccttggagcaccggacatgtccggtgcacaccggacagtccggtgaattatagcggagtggcctatggaaattcccgaaggtggcgagttcgagttggagtcctctggtgcaccggacatgtccggtggtgcaccggacactgtccggtggcacaccggacagtccggtgtgccagaccagaggtgccttcggttgcccctttgcatttttgttgaactcaacacttggtctttttattggctaagtgtgaacctttgacacctgtataacttatacactagagcaaactagttagtccaaagatttgtgttgggcaattcaaccaccaaaattatttaggaactaggtgtaagcctaattccctttcaatctccccctttttggtgattgatgccaacacaaaccaaagcaaatatagaagtgcataattgaattagtttgcatattgtaagtgtaaaggttgcttggaattgagccaatataactacttacaagatatgcatggattgtttctttcttatttaacattttggaccacgcttgcaccacatgttttgtttttgcaaactcttttgtaaatccttttcaaagttcttttgcaaatggtcaaaggtaaatgaataggattttgcaaagcattttcaagatttgaaattttctccccctgtttcaaatgcttttcctttgactaaacaaaactccccctaaaggagatcctcctcttagtgttcaagagggttttgatatatcatttttgaaatactactttctcccccttttgaacacaataggatatcaattgataaatactcttggaaagcactaagtttttgaaattggtggtggtgcggtccttttgctttgggctcatactctctccccctttggcatgaatcgccaaaaacggaattattagagcccttaaagtaatgtcttcctctttggtcataaacaaatgagttaagattataccaaagatgaagtacttttgttctctcccccaaagatggagagtggcttggagcgacggcgaaggatgggttgcggagtggaagcctttgtcttcgcctaaaactccaattccctttcaatatacctatgacttgatttgaaatagacttggaaacacattagtcatagcatacaaAAGaggtatgatcaaaagtatataaatgagctatgtgtgcaatctaacaaaagaagttgcgggaatcaagaatattgagctcatgcctaagtttggtaaaagtttgttcatcaagaggcttggtaaagatatcggctaattgatctttagtattaatgtaagcaatctcgatatctcccttttgttggtgatccctaagaaaatgataccgaatggctatgtgcttagtgcggctatgctcgacgggattgtcggccattttgattgcactctcattatcacatagcaaaggaactttggttaatttgtaaccgtagtcccgcagggtttgcctcatccaaagtaattgcgcgcaacaatgacctgcggcaatgtactcggcttcggcggttgaaagagcgaccgaattttgcttctttgaagcccaagacaccaaggatcttcccaagaactggcaagtccccgatgtgctctttctgttaatcttacaccccgcccaatcggcatccgaataaccaatcaaatcaaatgtggatccccgagggtaccaaagcccaaacttaggagtataagccaaatatctcaagattcattttacggccgtaaggtgagattccttagggtcggattggaatcttgcacacatgcatacgaaaagcataatgtccggtcgagatgcacataaataaagcaatgaaccaatcatcgaccggtataccttttgatccacggacttacctcccgtgtcgaggtcgagatgcccattggttcccatgggtgtcttgatgggcttggcatccttcatcccaaacttgcttagaatatcttgagtatacttcgtttggctaaggaaggtgccctcttggagttgcttcacttgaaatcccaagaaatacttcaactcccccatcatagacatctcgaatttctgtgtcatgatcctactaaattcctcacaagtagattcgttagtagacccaaatatgatatcatcaacataaatttggcatacaaacaaatcattgtcaagagttttagtgaatagagtaggatcggccttgccgactttgaagccatttgcaataagaaaatctctaaggcattcataccatgctcttggggcttgctttagcccgtaaagcgccttagagagcttatagacatggttaggatactcactgtcttcaaagccgggaggttgctcaacatagacctcttccttgattggtccgttgaggaaggcactttttacgtccatttgataaagcttaaagccatggtaagtagcataggctaataatatgcgaattgactcaagcctagctacgggtgcataggtttcaccgaaatccaaaccttcgacttgggagtatcctttggccacaagtcgagctttgttccttgtcaccacaccatgctcatcttgcttgttgcggaagacccatttggttcctacaacattttggttaggacgtggaactaagtgccatacctcgttccttgtgaaattgttgagctcctcttgcatcgccaccacccaatccgaatcttgtagtgcctcctctaccctgtgtggctcaatagaggaaacaaacgagtaatgctcacaaaaatgtgcaacacgagatctagtagttacccccttatgaatgtcgccgaggatagtgtcgacggggtgatctcgttgtattgcttggtagactcttgggtgtggcggcctttgctcttcatcctccttgtcttgatcatttgcatctcccccttgatcattgccgtcatcttgaggtggctcatttacttgatcttctacttcatcaacttgagcttcatcctcattttgagttggtggagatgcttgagtggagaatgatggttgatcttgtgtatgtggaggctcttcggattccttaggacacacatctccaatagacatgttccttagtgctatgcatggagcctgttcttcacctatctcatcaagatcaacttgctctacttgggagccgttagtctcatcaaacacaacgtcacatgagacttcaactagtccagtggacttgttaaagactctatatgcccttgtgtttgagtcataaccaagtaaaaagccttctacagtcttaggagcaaatttagattttctacctcttttaacaagaataaagcatttgctaccaaaaactctaaaatatgaaatgttgggctttttaccggttaggagttcataggatgtcttcttgaggattcggtgaagatataaccggttgatggcgtagcaggcggtgttgactgcctcggcccaaaaccgatccgaggtcttgtactcatcaagcatggtccttgccatgtccaatagagttcgattcttcctttccactacaccattttgttgtggggtgtagggagaagagaactcatgcttgatgccttcctcctcaagaaagccttcaatttgagagttcttgaactccatcccgttgtcgcttcttattttctttatccttaagctaaactcattttgagcccgtctcaagaatccctttaaggtctcttgggtttgagatttttcctgtaaaaagaatacccaagtgaagcgagaataatcatccacaataactagacagtacttactcccgccgatgcttatgtaagcaatcgggccgaatagatccatgtgtaggagctccagtggtctgtcggtcgtcatgatgttcttgtgtggatgatgagctccaacttgcttccctgcctggcacgcgctacaaatcctgtctttctcaaaatgaacatttgttaatcctaaaatgtgttctccctttagaagcttatgaagattcttcattccaacatgggctagtcggcggtgccagagccaacccatgttagtcttagcaattaagcaagtgtcgagttcagctctatcaaaatctactaagtatagctgaccctctaacactcccttaaatgctattgaatcatcacttcttctaaagacagtgacacctacatcagtgaatagacagctgtagcccatttgacataattgagaaacggaaagcaaattgtaatctaatgaatcaacaagaaaaacattggaaatagtatggtcaggtgatatagcaattttacccaatcctttgaccaaaccttgatttccatccccgaatgtgatcgctcgttggggatcttggtttttctcatatgaggagaacatcttcttctcccctgtcatgtggtttgtgcacccgctgtcgagtatccagcttgagcccccggatgcataaacctgcaaaacaattttagttcttgattttaggtacccaaacggttttgggtcctttggcattagaaacaagaactttgggtacccaaacacaagtcttggaacccttgtgtttgcccccaataaatttggcaactaccttgccggatttgttagtcaaaacataagatgcatcaaaagttttaaatgaaatgttatgatcatttgatgcaccaggagttttctttctaggcaacttagcatgggttggttgcctagagctagatgtctcacccttatacataaaagtatgattagggtcagagtgagacgtcctagaatgaattctcctaattttgctctcgggataaccggcagggtataaaatgtaaccctcgttatcctgaggcatgggagtcttgcccttaacaaaattagacaatcttttaggaggggcactaattttgacattgtctcccctttggaagccaatgccatccttgatgcccgggcgtctcccattatagagcatacttctagcaaatttaaacttttcattttccaagttatgctcggcaattttagcatctagtttagctatatgatcattttgttgcttaattaaaatcatgtgatcatgaatagcatcaacatcaatatctctacat
This portion of the Zea mays cultivar B73 chromosome 2, Zm-B73-REFERENCE-NAM-5.0, whole genome shotgun sequence genome encodes:
- the LOC103647801 gene encoding classical arabinogalactan protein 4 — encoded protein: MARAGALCLALLCLVAVHSAVAQKSTPAPATAPAATTNPPATPSKKTPAPAAAPPTTPATLAPAAAPPTTPATPAPAATPPATLAPAASPPKASPPAPAPKAKATPPAPAASPPVAELPPAASPPAPAPASPPTKPAEVPAPAPSKKKKKPSSSSKNKKKKSKAPAPAPVVAEAPTSSKHSKAKAPSASEADAPGPVGDAAAADTAAAGRTVAGGIMAAGALALGLVGLLD